One Strix uralensis isolate ZFMK-TIS-50842 chromosome 9, bStrUra1, whole genome shotgun sequence DNA segment encodes these proteins:
- the SSR3 gene encoding translocon-associated protein subunit gamma has translation MAPKGGPGGRQQSEEDLLLQDFSRNLSAKSSALFFGNAFIVSAIPIWLYWRIWHMDLVQSAVLYSVMTLISTYLVAFAYKNVKFVLKHKVAQKREDAVSKEVTRKLSEADNRKMSRKEKDERILWKKNEVADYEATTFSIFYNNTLFLVLVIIASFFVLKNFNPTVNYILSISASSGLIALLSTGSK, from the exons ATGGCTCCCaagggcggccccggcgggcggcagCAGTCGGAGGAGGATCTGCTCCTGCAGGATTTCAGCCGCAACCTCTCCGCCAAGTCCTCCGCGCTCTTCTTCGGCAACGCCTTCATCGTCTCCGCTATCCCCATCT ggCTTTATTGGAGGATATGGCATATGGATCTTGTTCAGTCTGCAGTCCTGTATAGCGTAATGACCCTCATCAGTACCTATTTAGTAGCTTTTGCGTACAAGAACGTCAAGTTTGTTCTCAAACACAA AGtagcacagaaaagagaagatgctGTTTCCAAAGAAGTTACTCGCAAGCTGTCTGAGGCAGACAATAGGAAGATGTCTCGTAAGGAGAAGGATGAAAG aattctgtggaagaaaaatgaagttgcagATTATGAAGCAACGACTTTTTCCATCTTCTATAACAATACTCTGTTTCTGGTCTTGGTTATCATTGCTTCATTTTTTGTGCTGAAGAACTTCAACCCCACTGT AAACTATATTCTTTCTATCAGTGCTTCATCTGGACTGATTGCTCTGCTATCTACAGGATCCAAGTAG